One genomic region from Paraburkholderia azotifigens encodes:
- a CDS encoding peptidoglycan DD-metalloendopeptidase family protein — MLTTKIRRLVCGIMVAALAACGSAPVGPGFYRVERGDTLYKIAHSNRASVQSIVRWNNLSNPDSIEVGQVLRVAPPPGTATASTGSARSGGNASAAAGTSSSSRSATADTPSAPASSISLIWPATGNVIRGFDGNNSKGIDIANAAGTPVFAAAGGTVVYASNGLRGYGNLLIIKHNADYLTAYAHNRTLLVKEGETVQQGQKIAEMGDSDNDRVMLHFELRYAGHSIDPARSLPPR, encoded by the coding sequence ATGTTGACAACAAAAATCAGACGGCTCGTCTGCGGGATCATGGTCGCAGCACTGGCCGCATGTGGCTCGGCACCCGTAGGTCCGGGCTTCTATCGCGTCGAACGGGGCGACACGCTGTACAAGATCGCGCACAGCAACCGCGCGTCGGTGCAGAGCATCGTGCGCTGGAACAACCTGTCGAACCCCGATTCCATCGAGGTCGGCCAGGTGCTGCGCGTCGCGCCGCCGCCCGGCACGGCGACGGCCAGCACCGGCTCCGCACGCAGCGGCGGCAATGCGAGCGCTGCGGCGGGAACGTCGTCTTCGTCGCGCAGCGCGACGGCGGATACGCCGTCGGCGCCCGCGTCGTCGATCTCGTTGATCTGGCCGGCGACGGGCAACGTGATTCGCGGCTTCGACGGCAACAATTCGAAGGGCATCGATATCGCCAACGCCGCGGGCACGCCCGTGTTCGCGGCGGCGGGCGGCACCGTCGTCTATGCGAGTAACGGCTTGCGCGGCTACGGCAACCTGCTGATCATCAAGCACAATGCCGACTATCTGACGGCCTATGCGCACAACCGCACGCTGCTCGTGAAGGAAGGCGAAACGGTGCAGCAAGGCCAGAAGATCGCCGAAATGGGCGACTCCGACAACGACCGCGTGATGCTGCATTTCGAGCTGCGCTACGCGGGCCATTCGATCGATCCGGCGCGCTCGCTACCGCCGCGCTGA
- a CDS encoding DUF2288 domain-containing protein gives MTSSDNPQSPLYQKLLGETAKIGWSELERFFARGMLLRVARDLDLVSVAEAIASDDTTQVTQWLSAGLVERVQSETAADFAARDPDLWAVVVSPWVCVQERG, from the coding sequence ATGACTTCTTCCGACAACCCACAAAGCCCCCTTTATCAAAAGCTGCTCGGCGAAACAGCGAAGATCGGCTGGTCCGAGCTCGAACGGTTCTTTGCGCGCGGCATGCTGCTGCGCGTCGCACGCGACCTCGATCTGGTGAGCGTCGCCGAGGCAATCGCCAGCGACGACACCACGCAGGTCACGCAGTGGCTGTCGGCGGGACTCGTCGAACGCGTGCAGTCGGAGACGGCCGCTGACTTCGCCGCGCGCGACCCGGATCTGTGGGCCGTCGTGGTATCGCCGTGGGTCTGCGTGCAGGAGCGCGGTTGA